The Megalopta genalis isolate 19385.01 chromosome 9, iyMegGena1_principal, whole genome shotgun sequence genome includes a window with the following:
- the LOC117224827 gene encoding uncharacterized protein LOC117224827, with product MTGSKMLQSNDPVEIKDSLLYCQRIFATGSVLPQYGSTPLFMVVVFYVFLLTMLELWDLYDVVHDFDALIQIAGELPLTISMLCALVLIRTNKKLIIVIEKIEKDINGAMLFENDEEKRLYQRYNNISFYIGKYGSLIAVTVSYMMYFRPLVSLLINFRADQSNNTRPYVLPFRCHMLFDYRYDLKAYTLAYIYQFPIGFVGVYHVAEASLIVTSTLHICGKLSMLAYRIRLSLTKSPAHFRQRMKTMVMEHLDLMELADFLNDCFHHILVMEYLNCSFRLAITMYVALVMLGKDTMAAIIFISYTLIVASWLYLYSYIGEKLAHESQKVGEAFYHTVWTDLKNQDKRSLVMCLINGQRPQYLMAGKFYRFTLFGFCDVSRTICSYFGIKNRSAMTSSDYNRIGDSLAYCRRIFAIGGVMPPQDSPKLFKLIVLYFLFLILMQAWDTYDVLHNFETLVVSATEWPVSVSVTLILVLIRTNKRLPAVIEKIQNDINGAISFENDEEKRRYRKYNNISVYFGKYVSVFAFVVAYMMFARPLIDLMVNSGTDEVNSTQPFVLPFRAHVFFDYRYNAKIYTMIYIFQLPAAYVGVYHAAEASLIVTSTLHVCGKLSMLACRIRMSLTQSSGQFQQRMKTIVIEHLELLEFSNILNDCFHHILLIEYLNCSFRLGVSMYVVIIMLAKDTVAAVNFILYSIIVAAWLYLYSYIGEQLVHESQQVGEAFYVTDWTNIANRDRRSLTICLINGQKAEYLTAGKFYRFTLFGFSNIVKSSMAFLSVLRTTV from the exons ATGACA GGGTCTAAAATGTTGCAGAGCAACGATCCGGTCGAGATCAAAGACTCGCTCTTGTACTGTCAGCGAATATTCGCCACCGGCAGTGTATTGCCCCAGTACGGCAGCACGCCGCTGTTTATGGTCGTAGTGTTCTACGTGTTCCTTCTGACTATGTTGGAACTTTGGGACTTGTACGACGTCGTGCACGATTTCGACGCATTAATACAGATCGCGGGAGAACTGCCTCTCACGATTTCGATGCTGTGCGCGCTTGTCCTTATTCGGACGAACAAGAAGCTGATAATTGtgatcgagaaaatcgagaaagACATAAACGGCGCGATGTTGTTCGAGAACGACGAGGAGAAACGACTTTATCAGAGATACAACAACATATCCTTTTACATCGGCAAATATGGATCGCTGATCGCAGTCACTGTCAGTTACATGATGTACTTTCGCCCCTTGGTCAGTTTGCTGATCAATTTTCGCGCAG ATCAAAGCAACAACACGAGACCTTACGTGCTACCGTTCCGGTGTCATATGTTATTCGACTACCGCTATGATCTAAAAGCATACACTCTGGCGTACATCTACCAATTTCCCATTGGATTCGTAGGAGTGTATCATGTAGCCGAAGCCAGTCTTATCGTCACCTCGACGCTACACATTTGCGGCAAACTGTCGATGTTGGCGTACCGAATTCGGCTGTCCCTAACGAAATCTCCGGCGCATTTCCGGCAGAGGATGAAAACAATGGTGATGGAGCATTTGGATTTGATGGA GTTGGCGGATTTTTTAAACGACTGTTTCCACCATATTCTTGTAATGGAATATCTGAATTGTAGCTTCAGATTGGCCATTACTATGTACGTGGCGTTAGTT ATGTTAGGGAAGGATACGATGGctgctattatttttatttcatacacCTTAATCGTCGCATCCTGGTTGTACTTGTATTCTTACATTGGCGAGAAACTTGCTCACGAG TCGCAGAAAGTTGGTGAAGCATTTTACCACACCGTCTGGACCGACTTGAAAAACCAGGATAAAAGATCTTTGGTAATGTGTTTAATAAACGGACAAAGACCTCAATATTTAATGGCTGGGAAGTTTTACAGATTCACGCTTTTCGGTTTCTGCGACGTAAGTAGAACAATCTGTTCCTA TTTCGGGATCAAGAATAGAAGCGCGATGACA agtagcgactacaacCGAATTGGGGACTCTCTCGCGTACTGTCGACGAATATTTGCGATAGGCGGCGTGATGCCGCCGCAAGATAGTCCGAAACTGTTCAAGCTGATCGTATTATATTTCCTTTTCCTGATACTGATGCAAGCTTGGGATACGTACGATGTTTTGCACAATTTTGAGACGTTGGTGGTTAGCGCGACGGAATGGCCTGTCTCGGTTTCGGTGACGTTGATTCTTGTCCTTATTCGCACGAACAAGAGATTGCCAGCGGTGATCGAGAAAATCCAAAATGATATAAACGGCGCGATATCGTTCGAGAACGACGAGGAGAAACGACGTTATCGAAAGTACAACAACATATCCGTTTATTTCGGCAAATATGTGTCGGTGTTCGCATTCGTCGTCGCTTACATGATGTTCGCGCGTCCGTTGATAGACCTGATGGTTAATTCTGGTACAG ATGAAGTCAACAGCACACAGCCCTTCGTGCTACCATTCCGGGCTCATGTGTTTTTCGACTACCGCTATAACGCTAAAATATACACTATGATATACATCTTCCAACTTCCCGCTGCGTATGTGGGTGTGTaccatgcagccgaagctagtCTGATCGTCACCTCGACCCTACACGTTTGCGGAAAATTGTCGATGCTGGCCTGCCGAATACGAATGTCTCTAACGCAATCTTCGGGGCAGTTTCAGCAAAGGATGAAAACTATAGTGATCGAGCATCTGGAGTTGTTGGA GTTTTCAAATATTCTAAACGACTGTTTCCACCATATCCTTCTGATAGAATATCTGAACTGTAGTTTCCGATTGGGCGTTTCTATGTACGTGGTGATAATC ATGCTTGCAAAAGATACGGTGGCTGctgttaattttattttatattctatcattgtGGCGGCCTGGTTGTATTTGTACTCCTATATTGGCGAGCAACTTGTTCACGAG TCGCAGCAAGTGGGTGAAGCGTTCTACGTCACCGATTGGACGAACATCGCGAACAGGGACAGAAGATCTTTGACAATCTGTTTAATAAACGGACAAAAAGCTGAGTACTTAACGGCTGGGAAATTCTATAGATTTACGCTTTTTGGCTTCAGCAAT ATTGTAAAATCTTCCATGGCGTTTCTCTCCGTACTGCGAACAACAGTCTAA